One stretch of Nicotiana tabacum cultivar K326 chromosome 18, ASM71507v2, whole genome shotgun sequence DNA includes these proteins:
- the LOC107807901 gene encoding endoglucanase 25, with amino-acid sequence MYGRDPWGGALEINATDSATDDDRSRNLQDFDKAALSRNLDETQQSWLLGPTEQKKKKYVDLGCIIVSRKVFKWTLGCIIAAALIAGFVTLIVKTVPKHRQRSPPPDNYTLALRKALMFFNAQRSGKLPKHNNVSWRGSSGMQDGKSDDSTMFKNLVGGYYDAGDAIKFNFPQSFALTMLSWSVIEYSAKYEAAGELSHVKDIIKWGTDYLLKTFNSSADTIDRIVAQVGKGDTSGGPDPNDHYCWVRPEDIDYPRPVTECHGCSDLAAEMAAALASASIVFKDNKVYSQKLVHGARTLFKFSREQRGRYSSSNEAAIFYNSTSYWDEFVWGASWLYYATGNTSYLQLATTPGIAKRAGAFWGGPDYGVLSWDNKLTGSQVLLSRLRLFLSPGYPYEDILSTFHNQTGIIMCSFLPYFSSFNRTKGGLIQLNHGRPQPLQYVVNAAFLATLYSDYLAAADTPGWYCGPNFYSTDVLREFAQTQINYILGKNPRKMSYVVGFGNRYPKRVHHRGASIPKNKVKYNCKGGWKWRDSSKNNPNTLVGAMVAGPDKNDGFHDVRTNYNYTEPTLAGNAGLVAALVALSGDKSVGIDKNTIFSAVPPMFPTPPPPPAAWRP; translated from the exons ATGTACGGGAGAGATCCATGGGGAGGGGCACTGGAGATAAACGCAACCGATTCAGCAACAGATGATGATAGGAGCAGGAACTTACAGGATTTTGACAAGGCGGCTTTGTCAAGGAATCTGGATGAGACGCAGCAGAGTTGGTTGTTGGGTCCAACtgagcagaagaagaagaagtatgTCGATCTTGGTTGTATTATTGTCAGTCGAAAGGTATTCAAATGGACTCTCGGCTGTATTATTGCTGCTGCTCTCATTGCTGGTTTTGTTACTCTGATTGTCAAAACTGTTCCTAAGCACCGACAACGTAGTCCCCCACCGGATAATTACACTTTGGCTCTTCGCAAGGCACTTATGTTCTTCAATGCCCAACGCT CTGGGAAACTACCTAAGCACAACAATGTATCATGGAGGGGGAGTTCAGGTATGCAAGACGGCAAATCTGATGATTCAACTATGTTTAAGAATTTGGTTGGCGGCTATTATGATGCAGGAGATGCAATAAAGTTTAACTTCCCTCAATCTTTTGCTCTCACTATGTTAAGTTGGAGTGTGATTGAGTATAGTGCAAAATATGAAGCTGCTGGGGAGCTCAGTCATGTCAAAGATATTATTAAGTGGGGTACTGATTACCTCCTCAAAACCTTCAATTCCTCTGCTGATACTATTGATCGCATTGTTGCACAG GTGGGGAAAGGGGATACTTCAGGAGGGCCAGATCCCAATGATCACTATTGTTGGGTGCGTCCAGAAGACATTGATTATCCACGGCCTGTAACAGAATGTCACGGCTGCTCGGATCTTGCTGCCGAGATGGCTGCTGCTCTGGCTTCTGCCTCCATTGTTTTTAAGGACAACAAGGTCTACTCACAGAAGCTCGTCCATGGTGCTAGAACTCTCTTCAAATTTTCCAGGGAACAGCGTGGTAGATACAGTAGCAGTAATGAAGCTGCAATATTCTACAATTCGACTAGTTACTGGGATGAGTTTGTGTGGGGTGCATCCTGGTTGTATTATGCTACAGGAAATACTTCATATCTTCAGCTTGCTACAACTCCTGGTATTGCTAAACGCGCTGGTGCTTTCTGGGGAGGTCCTGACTACGGCGTGCTCAGCTGGGATAACAAGCTCACTGGATCACAA gTGCTTCTGAGCCGTTTGAGATTGTTTTTGAGCCCTGGATATCCTTATGAAGATATTTTAAGTACATTCCATAACCAGACAGGCATAATCATGTGCTCCTTCTTGCCATACTTCTCTTCTTTTAACCGGACAAAAG GAGGGCTGATACAGTTAAACCACGGAAGGCCTCAGCCTCTTCAGTATGTAGTCAATGCTGCCTTCCTTGCTACCTTGTATAGTGACTATCTTGCTGCTGCTGACACCCCTGGATGGTATTGTGGACCCAATTTCTATTCCACCGATGTCCTACGTGAATTTGCACAGACACAG ATTAACTACATCCTTGGCAAGAACCCTAGGAAGATGAGTTATGTTGTGGGCTTCGGCAATCGCTATCCAAAACGTGTCCACCACAGAGGTGCATCAATTCCTAAAAACAAGGTCAAGTATAATTGTAAAGGAGGATGGAAGTGGAGGGATTCAAGTAAGAACAATCCGAATACTCTTGTTGGAGCCATGGTTGCTGGACCGGACAAGAATGATGGTTTCCATGATGTTCGTACTAATTACAATTATACCGAGCCAACACTTGCTGGAAATGCCGGTTTAGTTGCCGCCCTTGTAGCTCTATCTGGAGATAAAAGTGTTGGAATTGACAAGAACACAATATTCTCTGCAGTACCACCCATGTTCCCCACCCCACCACCTCCGCCAGCTGCTTGGAGACCATGA